The Stenotrophomonas sp. BIO128-Bstrain region GCCGCACGCACATCACCCCGCTGCCGCGGCATCTGCGGACGTCGACGTCCCAGTCACTGCAGAGGCCGCGGTCGCCGTAGCGGAGCGTTTCAACAGGGCCCTGTCTAGCGGCGATCTGGCCACGGTCGAAGCCCTGCTCGCTGCCGACGTTCTCATCCTCGAGTCCGGGGGCGCCGAACGCAGCCGCGAGGAATACATGGGCCATCACGCAGTCAGCGATGCGGCGTTCCTCAAGGGCGCCCATCGCCAGCTGCTCCGTCAGCGCGCACGAGCCGCCGGCGAGTTCGCGTGGGTCGGAACCGAAAGCGAGTTGCATGCCCAGAAGGACGGCCAGCCACTGACCGTCCAGAGCGCCGAGACGATGGTGCTGAAGGAGACCGCGGACGGCTGGCGGATCGTCCACATCCACTGGTCCTCGCGGACCAAGCGCTGAGTCGAGAGATTGAAATGACTACGCTCACATTGCACCGTCTGACTTTTGTGGTCCTTGCCGTGGCTGGTCTGGGTGCTTGCACCCAGGATGCTTCATCCGCGCAACCCACAACCTCGCCCTCCGCACAGGTTGTCGTCCCATCAGCCGACGCGACTCCAGCAGCCCTGCCACGCATGACCGTCCACAAGACCCCGACCTGCGGGTGCTGCGGTGTCTGGATCGACCACGTGCAGAAGGCGGGATTCACCGTGGATGTGCACGACATGGATGACCTGGGTCTGGTCAAGGAGCGGTTGGGTGTCCCCTATGCAAAGGGCTCCTGCCACACGGCCGAGATCGGCGGATACGTCATCGAAGGCCACGTTCCGGCCGCGGACATCAAGCGTCTCCTCGAAGAAAAGCCGAACGCACGCGGCCTGGTCCTCCCAGGGATGCCGCTTGGTTCTCCGGGCATGGAGGTCCCGGAGGGACGCCAGCAGCCGTTCACGGTCGAGCTGATCCATCGCGACGGAACCACTGAACCGTTCGCACAGCACTGATCCGTCGCAGCAACAGGGGACGGTGTTGCGGGCGCGCCGATTCTCGCCCGCGAGGAAGAAGGAGAACTACATGACTCACCATTCCGCAGCACACCGGCCCCAGGCCATGAACGAGTGCATCGACAACTGCACGCAATGCCATGCGATCTGCCTGGAGACGATCAACTACTGCCTGACCAAAGGAGGTGTTCACGCGGCCCCGGAGCATATCGCCCTGTTGGCGACGTGTGCCGATACCTGCGCAACCAGTGCCGACGCGATGCTGCGCGGTGCCATCGTTCACGACGTGGTTTGCGGTGCCTGCGCGGAGATCTGCCGCCAGTGCGCCGATGCATGCGACGCCATGAACGACCCTGAGATGACGCGCTGCGCCGAAGTTTGTCGCCGCTGCGCGGAAAGCTGCAGCGCCATGGCAGCGTAATGCGTCGAGGATCCCGCCTGAGCCGGTGGGATCCTCGTCTCGCGAAAGCGGAAGTATCAAGAAAATCCGACAAATCGTGGTTTCGGTGACAGTCCGACATCTAACGCTTGTCGCATCGAACACAGCGCGGCCCCTCCCGAACGGGCTTTGCATCACATTCCAATGAGGATTTATCCATATGAAGTCGTCCAACGTCATTCGCTCCTTCGCGCTCGTCCTCGCAATCGCGGCCGGGCAGTTTTCGCTGCAGGTCGCGCACGCCCACGCCGCGCTGCAGCAGTCCACACCGGCGGCAAATGCGGTGGTGGCCTCGCCAGGCCAGATCGATCTCGTGTTCAACGAGACATTGATTCCGCGGGCGTCGCGTCTCAAGTTGCTCATGAAGCACGGCAGTTCCACCATGCCGATCGAGAATTTCACGACCGAGATCGTCAACAACGGCAAGACCCTGCGTGCCAAGTTGCCTGGACCGCTGGCTCCGGGCGTCTATACCGTGGAATACCGCGCCGTCGGTGGTGACAACCACCCCATGCCGGGCAGCTTCAGCTTCACGGTGCGCTGAGGAGTCGCGAATGTTCGACCTGTCGGCTTATGCACTGAGATTCTTGGAATACCTTGTCATCATGGTTCTTTTCGGGGTTCCACTCTTCGGTTGGTACGGGTCGCGTCGATCGGCACTCGCCGACGCCTTGGCCGGGTGGTCACTCATGGGCGTTCTATTGGCGGGTGCCGTAGCCGGTCTCGTGCTCACCGGGCTCGATGTCGTCTTCAAGACCGCGGGCATCATGGGAATGCCGCTTGCCGAGGTTGATCGCGGATCGCTTGGCTGGTATCTGCTCGAGACGTCCGCGGGCCGGGCAGCCATGGCGAGAGGCGCGCTGCTGGTCGCCCTGATGTTCGTGCTCGGATGGCATCGTCGCCGCGGGAAGGTGGAGACCGCCTTCCCGCTGGGGGCGATGCTGGCGGGCGGCGCACTCGCTTCGCTGGCATGGAACGGCCACGCCGCCGCTGGCGAGGGCTTGGCAGGCGCGGTCCGGCTTGCTGCAGGCATCGTCCATCTTCTCGCGGCAGGCGGCTGGATCGCAGCGGTCCTGATGTTCCTTGCCATGCTGCTGCGCGGCAAAGAGACGAACGGCAGCGGGCGTCTGCGATCAACGCATGACTTTCTGCATGGTTTTTCGACGCTGGGAACGATCTTCGTTGGTGCGCTCATCGTGTCCGGCATCGCGCACTACGGGGATCTCACCGCGTGGTCGTTTTCGGCCCTGTTCCAGAGCACCTACGGGAAGTTGCTGCTGTTCAAACTGGCCCTGTTCGCTGGAATGCTGGGTTTGGGAGCGCTGCACCGATGGACGCTGGTGCCGCGCTTGGAACGAGCGCTGACCAGCGGAGATCCCGCGCAGGAGGTGCGGGCTTTGCGGCAGAGTGTTACGGCTGAGGCCGCGCTGGCCATCTTGATCCTGATTGTTGTTTCAGTGCTCGGGACGCTCAGCCCCGAATAGCTGTGTAACCCGCAATGGCACACTGCCTTGGCAGTCCATCCCCACTAAAGCGAGCATCGGCATGAACTCACCGTCGTCCCATGACCATCACCATTCTGCAGGCGCAGCCCCTGTCGAGGCTGCGGATGGACGGGTCACCGATCCGGTCTGTGGCATGCAGGTCGATCCCGCCACGACGCAGCATCATGCGACCCACGCCGACACACCTTTCCACTTCTGCTCGGAGCGATGCCGCGCGAAGTTCGTGGCCGATCCGGAGCGCTATCTGACGCCCCAGGACGAACCCGAGGTGGCACAGCCCGGCGCCATCTACACCTGCCCGATGCACCCGGAAGTCCGGCAACAAGGTCCAGGCAACTGTCCCTTCTGCGGCATGGCGCTGGAGCCGGAAATGCCGAGCCTGGAGGACGATGACAATCCGGAACTTCGCGACTTCTCGCGCCGGTTCTGGTGGACGCTTCCGCTGACTGTGGTGACGCTCGTGCTGGCCATGTTCGGCCAGTACCTCCCGCGTGTCGTGCTGGGCGACGTGCAGATCCTGCCGTTGTCGATCGACGTGCAGACCTGGGTCGAGCTGGTCTTGACCACACCAGTCGTGCTGTGGGCCGGCTGGCCGTTCTTCGAGCGCTGCGTGCAGTCGATCCGCAACCGCAGCCCGAACATGTTCACCCTCATCGGGATTGGCGTTGCGGCCGCCTTTGGCTACAGCCTGGTCGCCACGCTGGCACCCGGCTTGTTCCCACCGTCGTTTACCGAACATGGGCGCATCGGCGTGTATTACGAGGCGGCGGCGGTGATCGTGTCGCTGACGCTGCTCGGCCAGATGCTGGAGCTACGAGCGCGTTCGAAAACGTCCGCGGCAATCAAGGGCCTGCTTGGTCTGGCGCCCAAGGAAGCCCGGCGGGTCAATGCCGACGGCACCGAGGAAGACATCCCGCTAACCCACGTGCATGTCGGCGACCACCTGCGCGTGCGACCCGGCGAAAAGTTGCCGGTGGATGGCGAAGTGGTGGAAGGCCGCTCCAGGGTCGACGAGTCGATGCTCACCGGCGAGCCGATCCCGGTCGAGAAAACCACTGGCGATCAGGTCATCGGCGCGACCCAGAACGGCACCGGCGCGCTGGTGATCCGCGCCGCCAAGGTGGGTTCCGACACTGTGCTGTCGCAGATCGTGCAGCTGGTCGCGCAGGCGCAGCGCGCTCGCGCGCCGATGCAGCGGATGGCCGATACCGTCGCCTACTGGTTCGTGCTCGCGGTCCTGGCGATCGCGGTGGCCACCTTCTTCATCTGGGGCTTCTTCGGCCCGGAGCCGGCCTGGACCTTTGCCATCCTGAACGCGGTTTCGGTGTTGATCATCGCCTGCCCCTGCGCGCTGGGTCTGGCCACGCCGATGTCGATCATGGTCGCCACCGGCAAGGCGGCACAGGTGGGCGTGTTGTTCCGCGATGCCGAGGCCATCGAGCACATGCGCCGCATCGATACCCTCATCGTCGACAAGACCGGCACCCTCACCGAAGGACGCCCCGCGTTCAAGGAAGTCGTGGCCTTCGAGGGCTTCGACGCCGACCAGGTGCTGCACCTGGCGGCCAGCCTGGACCAGGGCAGCGAGCATCCGCTGGCCGATGCCATCGTGGCCGAGGCCCGACGCCGGAACTTCGAGTTCGACCGCGTGGAGGACTTCGACTCGGTGACCGGCATGGGTGTGCGCGGAACCGTCGCCGGTCGCGCGCTTGCGCTGGGCAATACCGCCCTCATGGATGATCTGGGCGCCGATCCCGGTGCGCATGTCGACGTCGCCGAGCGTCTGCGCCGCGAGGGTGCGAGCGCCATGTTCCTCGCCGTGGACGGTCGCCTGGCGGGTCTGATCGCGGTCGCAGACCCGATCAAGGCGTCGGCCGCGGCCGCCATCAATGAGCTGCACGCCGCCGGGCTGCGCATCATCATGGCCACCGGCGACGGGCTCACCACCGCACGGGCTGTGGCCACAGAGTTGGGCCTGGACGAAGTGCATGGCGAGGTCCGCCCCGAGGACAAGGCCGAACTGGTGCAGCGCCTCAAGCGCGAAGGCCGGCGGGTGGCGATGGCGGGCGACGGCATCAACGACGCGCCGGCGCTGGCCGCCGCCGACGTCGGCATTGCCATGGGTACTGGCACCGACGTCGCGATGTCGAGCGCGCAGATCACCCTGGTCAAGGGCGACCTGCGCGGCATCCTGCGCGCCCGGAAGATCTCTCAGGCCACCGTGGCCAACATGAAGCAGAACCTCACCTTCGCGTTCGTCTACAACGCGCTCGGGGTTCCGCTCGCGGCCGGGGTGCTCTACCCCGCGTTCGGGATCCTACTGAGTCCGATGGTCGCGGCGCTCGCCATGAGCGTGAGCTCGGTTTCGGTGGTCGCCAATGCCCTGCGTTTGTCCGGCTCCACCGTTGTTGCCACCCCCCACCCTGACCGCGCCGATGAGCCTGCGCGCGGCCATTCCTGTCACTGATGGCTCATATCCCACAAGGAGTACTGCAATGAAGCGTTATGCCTCCCTCTCGATGATGGCCTTGTTCCTGATGGCGGGCGCGGCCTTCGCCGGCGGCCAGACCACCACGCCCACCACCGACCACGGTCAGCACAAGCCGGCGGCGGCCGATGCCGATTTCACCAAGCTCGATGCCAACAAGGACGGCTCGCTGTCCAAGGAAGAACTGGCCAAGCACAAGCTGGCGCCGCACTTTGGCATGCTCGATAGCAACAAAGACGGCAAGCTGAGCCCGCAGGAATTCGCTGCCGGCAAGGGTATGTAAGTGTTCTCAGCCCGGGAGCTGTTCCAACAGTTCCCGGGTTCTTCCGCCGTTCTGCCATTCCCACGGAGATTGTTATGTCCTCTTCGCACGGTACGCACGAAAACGCGCAAGACCCGCAGTCCCAGCACGCAAAACCGCACGCCTCACACCAACCTGCCCACCAGGCACAACAAGGGCATCAAGGCCATTACGGCCGCCTGTTGTTGATGATGGGCCTGTCTTTCGTGGCCATGTACGCATTGATGTACGCAATGGTCGATCAGTGGGCTAACGTCTATAACAACGTCAACCAGTTCTACATGGCGGGCCTGATGGCCGCTCCCATGCTGCTGATCGAGCTGTGGCTAATGTCCAGCATGTACCCCGATCGCCGACGCAATCTGATTCTGGCTGGTCTGACGGTGGCGTTCATGCTGTTCTGCTGGTGGGGCATTCGCACTCAAGCAGCGGTCACTGACAAGCAGTTCATCCGTTCGATGATTCCCCACCACGCTGGCGCCATCCTGATGTGTGAGGAGAATCGTCTGAAGGATCCTGAGTTGGTGAAGCTCTGCCAGGACATTATTACCTCGCAGACACAGGAGATCGCGCAAATGAAGCAGTTGCTGGCTGAGCGTTCCCGTTAGCTCACTGCCTTTTGCCAGCCGATATCACTTCACTGAGCCTGCGCACTGACCATTCGGTGGATCAAACGCGCGGCCACACGTGCGGTGGCTTGATCCGGATCCAGGGGCGGACACAGTTCCGCCACGTCGACCACACGTACCTTGCCCGAGGCCATGACCAGATCCAGCAGGGCTTCCAGGACCTCCAGACTCACCCCGCGTGGGTTGGGGGCGCTCACGCCCGGGGCCACCACCATTGAGTACGCCGGCAAGATCACCAGCGGCTTGGGTAGCTACACCCAGTGGCGTGGCTTGGGCTCACTGCGTATGGGCAAGAACCGTTGGACCGGCGTCTATTCGGCGCAGTACATCGGCAGCGCGGACGACATCATCGCCGTGCCCGACACGATCGGCTCGCATGTGTCCAGCGTGGTGTACCACAGCCTGCAACTGAGCTACGGCATCAAGAAGAAATGGGATATCTCCGCCGGCGTTGAAAAAGTGCTCGATAAGAAGGCGCCGTTCGTGAAGAACAACCCCAACACCGACACCGACACCATGACGTACGACTTGCTGGGTCGTCGCTGGAATGTCCGCTTTGGTTACCACTGGTAAGCCACGATCACGAGGAGCTACACATCATGAGAAACACGCAACTATCCGCCACACTACTGCTGTTCGCTGTGGCCGGCAGTGCCGGTGCGCACGACCTGTTTGTCGCTTTCTCCAAGCCTGGCACCGCAGCGGGCGAGGCGAACACCGCCTTGGTGAACAACGGCACCTTCGATGAAAGTGCTGGCGCAGTCACCCGAGCGCGTCTACAGGACGTTTCGCTGAGCCAGGACGGTGCCAAGGCCGCCCCGGACCTGGCCAGTTGGAAAGAGATCGGCAAGCAAAGCCAGCTCACCGTCCATCCGGCGGGCGAGGGCACCTATCTGCTGGGTGTCTCGACGATGGCTTCCACCAGCACACGTACGGCCAGCGAGTTCGGCAAGTACCTGGAGCTGGAAGACTTGCCCGATACGCTGGCCACCTATGACGCAAGCAAGTTCCCCAAAGGGGTCACCTATAGCTATACCAAGCATGCCCGTGCCATTGGACAGGTGGGCACGAAACTGACCGACGACTTCGCTGCCTCGCTGGGCTATCCGTTGGAGATCCGCTTGACCCGCAATCCTGGAAGCGTGAAGGTCGGCGAACAGCTGTCGTTCCAAGTGCTGCAGCAGGGCACGCCAGTGCCCAACCTACGCGTGTACGTCGGTCATCGTGCTGATGCACCGGTCAAGGGCGGGCACGGTAGCGCTACGCTCCTGCGCACCGATGCCCAAGGCCAAGCCAGTTTCCAGGTGACCACCGCCAAGACCTGGTACATCCACACCAATCACATGGTGCCCTCTACACAAAAGGCTTTGGATTTTGTGTCGGATCGGGCGTCGCTGAGCTTTGAGATTTCCCCGCACGCCGGGCACTGACAAGTAGGCACGTAGGCGGTACTCTCCCCTTTGACGCCAGTCATGACTTCTTCCATGACTCGCGTCTTTTTGTGGGGACGGACCTCAGGTGCTCAGTCTGTCTCTCATTGGTCGCCCCGCGCCGCGCGCAATCCACGTCGCCGCACCAGATAGAACGCTGCGGGAATCACCACCATAGAGAGCACCGGTGCGGTGAGCATGCCACCCAGCATCGGCGCGGCGATACGTTGCATGACCTCCGAGCCGGCACCGGCACCAACGAACAGCGGAAACAACCCGGCCAGGATGACGGCTACCGTCATCGCCTTCGGGCGCACCCGCTGCACGGCACCTTCGTAGATAGCCTCTTGCAGGGTAGACACATCTTCCGGCGCACCGCTGGCCAAGCGCTGCTCCCAAGCATGACGCAGGTACAGCAACATGATGACGCCGAACTCAGCCGCAACGCCACCCAGGGCGATGAATCCGATCATGCTGGCTACCGAAATCGCATGGCCCAGCCCCCAGATCAACCAGAAACCGCCCACCAACGCCAAGGGCAAGCTGAGCAGGATGATGGATACATCGCTGAGCCGGCGAAACACCATCCAGATGACCAGGAAGATGATCGCCAACGCCGCGGGCACCACCCATTGCAGGCGTGCCAATGCCCGTTGCAGATACTCGTACTGCCCCGACCAGGCCAGACCATAGCCGGCAGGCAAACTCACCTGGGTCTGCATCGCGGCTTGCAGGTCCTGGACCACCGATCCTAAGTCGCGATCGGCCACATCGACGTAGATGTAGCCCACCAACCGGCCGTTATCGCTCTTGAGCATCGGCGGGCCTGGGCTGATTGACAGCTCCGCCACCTGGCTCAAGGTCAGTTGCACACCGCCTGGCGCGATCAGCGGCAGATCCTGCAAGGCCTGCAATGAGTCGCGCTGGCCACGGGGGTAGCGCAAGACGATGGGATAGCGCTCGCGCCCCTCGATCGTTTCCCCGATTGGATCGCCGCCAACGACCGTGGCAATCAGTTGCTGGAGTTGGCCTTGAGTGAATCCATAACGCGCAGCGATTTCCGGGCGCACCTGTACATCGACATAGCGCCCGCCGGTGACGCGTTCGGCCAGTGCCGAACTCACGCCGGGCACAGTCTTGGCCACCTGCTCGATCTGCTGGCTCAGGCGCTCGATCTGCTCCACATCTGGTCCGGAGACCTTGATCCCAATCGGGCTTTTGATGCCGGTGGCCAACATATCGATGCGATTGCGAATGGGCGGTACCCATAGATTGGTTAGACCGGGAATCTTGACCGCGGCGTCCAACTCTTGGCGTAGCTTCTGAAGGGTCATGCCCGGGCGCCATTGATCCCGCGGCTTGAAGGTCACGGTGGTCTCAAACATTTCCATAGGTGCCGGATCGGTCGCACTTTCGGCACGGCCGGCCTTGCCGAACACGTGCTCGACCTCCGGTACGGTTTTGATCATCCGTCCTGAGAGCTGAAGCAACTGGCGCGCCTTGTCGGCTGACAGGCCTGGCAACGCAGTGGGCATGTACAGCAGGCTGCCTTCTTCCAAGGGTGGCATGAATTCACTGCCCAACCGGCTAAAGGGGATCAAGGTGAGCACCAGCAGCAGGCCACTGAGCAGCAAGGTGACACCGGGATGTTTGAGGACCCACAACAGAATGGGCCGGTATCCGGCGATCAGGATGCGATTTATGGGGTTCTGTTGTTCCGGCCGGATGTGGCCGCGGATCAGGTAGCCCATCAGCACGGGGATCAAGGTCACCGACAACCCTGCTGCGGCGGCCATCGCGTAGGTCTTGGTGTAGGCCAAGGGCGAGAATAAACGCCCTTCCTGCGCCTGCAGGGCAAAAACCGGCACGAAGGATAGGGTGATGACCAGCAAGCTCGCGAACAGGGCCGGTCCGACCTCGGCCGCCGAGCGGGCCATCAACTGCCAGCGCTCCTCACCCTGGGGTTCCCGACCGTGCTCCTCCCGCCAGTGCTCCAGATGCTTGTGTGCATTTTCGATCATCACCACCGCTGCATCGACCATCGCACCAATGGCGATGGCGATGCCTCCTAACGACAGCAAGTTGGCGGAGATCCCCTGGGCGTGCATCACGATGAAGGCCGCTAGGATACCCAAGGGTAGGGTGATGACGGCCACCAACGCCGAGCGTAGGTGCCACAGGAACAGCAGGCATACCAGCGCTACGACCAGGAACTCTTCACCAAGCTTATGGGTGAGGTTGCGTACCGCATCCTGGATTAGCTCGGAGCGGTCGTACACCGCCACCACTTCCACGCCTTCGGGCAAGCTGGATTGCAACGCCTGCAGTCGCGCTTTGACGTTCCGAATGGCCCCCAAGGCATCCTTGCCGGTCCGCAGGACGATCACGCCGCCGGCCACCTCACCTTGACCATCCGACTCTGCGATACCACGACGGAAGACCGGCCCGCGACTGATCGTGGCCACCTCGCCGAGCAAGACGGGGATGCCGTCGTTGCCGGTTACCGGCACCTGTTCGAACGCCTCCTGTGTGCGCAGGTAGCCTTCGCTACGCACCATCAGTTCGGCTTCGCCTTGTTCGATCACGGAGCCCCCGGTAGCGCCGTTGGCCGCATCCACCGCCTCGATGAGCTCGGCCACCGTCAGTCCACGGGCCGCCAACGCCTGCGGATCCGGCTGGATCTGCCAGGCGCGCACCGCACCGCCCACACTGGCTACTTCAGCCACGTCCGGCACGGTTTTTAGCTCATAACGAAGAAACCAGTCCTGCAACGCACGCAGCTGCCCCACATCACGTTGACCGGTCCGATCCACCAAGGCGTACTGGTAGATCCAGCCCAGCCCTGTCGCATCAGGACCCAGCGCCGGATTCACATTCGGCGGAAGTCGATCGCGCACCTGGCTCAAGTACTCGAGCACTCGAGAGCGAGCCCAGTACAGATCAGTGGCATCGTCAAACAGGATGTAGACGAACGAATCACCGAAGAAGGAGAAGCCGCGTACCGCTTTCACGCCCGGCACGGACAACATCGTGGT contains the following coding sequences:
- a CDS encoding DUF305 domain-containing protein; its protein translation is MSSSHGTHENAQDPQSQHAKPHASHQPAHQAQQGHQGHYGRLLLMMGLSFVAMYALMYAMVDQWANVYNNVNQFYMAGLMAAPMLLIELWLMSSMYPDRRRNLILAGLTVAFMLFCWWGIRTQAAVTDKQFIRSMIPHHAGAILMCEENRLKDPELVKLCQDIITSQTQEIAQMKQLLAERSR
- a CDS encoding four-helix bundle copper-binding protein, yielding MTHHSAAHRPQAMNECIDNCTQCHAICLETINYCLTKGGVHAAPEHIALLATCADTCATSADAMLRGAIVHDVVCGACAEICRQCADACDAMNDPEMTRCAEVCRRCAESCSAMAA
- a CDS encoding arginase family protein, producing MSAPNPRGVSLEVLEALLDLVMASGKVRVVDVAELCPPLDPDQATARVAARLIHRMVSAQAQ
- a CDS encoding TonB-dependent receptor, producing MGKNRWTGVYSAQYIGSADDIIAVPDTIGSHVSSVVYHSLQLSYGIKKKWDISAGVEKVLDKKAPFVKNNPNTDTDTMTYDLLGRRWNVRFGYHW
- a CDS encoding DUF411 domain-containing protein, giving the protein MTVHKTPTCGCCGVWIDHVQKAGFTVDVHDMDDLGLVKERLGVPYAKGSCHTAEIGGYVIEGHVPAADIKRLLEEKPNARGLVLPGMPLGSPGMEVPEGRQQPFTVELIHRDGTTEPFAQH
- a CDS encoding CusA/CzcA family heavy metal efflux RND transporter, translated to MIARLIHACIANRVLVLVAAALLAVVGIWSIKNTPLDALPDLSDTQVIIRTQWAGQTPRIIEDQVTYPLATTMLSVPGVKAVRGFSFFGDSFVYILFDDATDLYWARSRVLEYLSQVRDRLPPNVNPALGPDATGLGWIYQYALVDRTGQRDVGQLRALQDWFLRYELKTVPDVAEVASVGGAVRAWQIQPDPQALAARGLTVAELIEAVDAANGATGGSVIEQGEAELMVRSEGYLRTQEAFEQVPVTGNDGIPVLLGEVATISRGPVFRRGIAESDGQGEVAGGVIVLRTGKDALGAIRNVKARLQALQSSLPEGVEVVAVYDRSELIQDAVRNLTHKLGEEFLVVALVCLLFLWHLRSALVAVITLPLGILAAFIVMHAQGISANLLSLGGIAIAIGAMVDAAVVMIENAHKHLEHWREEHGREPQGEERWQLMARSAAEVGPALFASLLVITLSFVPVFALQAQEGRLFSPLAYTKTYAMAAAAGLSVTLIPVLMGYLIRGHIRPEQQNPINRILIAGYRPILLWVLKHPGVTLLLSGLLLVLTLIPFSRLGSEFMPPLEEGSLLYMPTALPGLSADKARQLLQLSGRMIKTVPEVEHVFGKAGRAESATDPAPMEMFETTVTFKPRDQWRPGMTLQKLRQELDAAVKIPGLTNLWVPPIRNRIDMLATGIKSPIGIKVSGPDVEQIERLSQQIEQVAKTVPGVSSALAERVTGGRYVDVQVRPEIAARYGFTQGQLQQLIATVVGGDPIGETIEGRERYPIVLRYPRGQRDSLQALQDLPLIAPGGVQLTLSQVAELSISPGPPMLKSDNGRLVGYIYVDVADRDLGSVVQDLQAAMQTQVSLPAGYGLAWSGQYEYLQRALARLQWVVPAALAIIFLVIWMVFRRLSDVSIILLSLPLALVGGFWLIWGLGHAISVASMIGFIALGGVAAEFGVIMLLYLRHAWEQRLASGAPEDVSTLQEAIYEGAVQRVRPKAMTVAVILAGLFPLFVGAGAGSEVMQRIAAPMLGGMLTAPVLSMVVIPAAFYLVRRRGLRAARGDQ
- a CDS encoding heavy metal translocating P-type ATPase — its product is MNSPSSHDHHHSAGAAPVEAADGRVTDPVCGMQVDPATTQHHATHADTPFHFCSERCRAKFVADPERYLTPQDEPEVAQPGAIYTCPMHPEVRQQGPGNCPFCGMALEPEMPSLEDDDNPELRDFSRRFWWTLPLTVVTLVLAMFGQYLPRVVLGDVQILPLSIDVQTWVELVLTTPVVLWAGWPFFERCVQSIRNRSPNMFTLIGIGVAAAFGYSLVATLAPGLFPPSFTEHGRIGVYYEAAAVIVSLTLLGQMLELRARSKTSAAIKGLLGLAPKEARRVNADGTEEDIPLTHVHVGDHLRVRPGEKLPVDGEVVEGRSRVDESMLTGEPIPVEKTTGDQVIGATQNGTGALVIRAAKVGSDTVLSQIVQLVAQAQRARAPMQRMADTVAYWFVLAVLAIAVATFFIWGFFGPEPAWTFAILNAVSVLIIACPCALGLATPMSIMVATGKAAQVGVLFRDAEAIEHMRRIDTLIVDKTGTLTEGRPAFKEVVAFEGFDADQVLHLAASLDQGSEHPLADAIVAEARRRNFEFDRVEDFDSVTGMGVRGTVAGRALALGNTALMDDLGADPGAHVDVAERLRREGASAMFLAVDGRLAGLIAVADPIKASAAAAINELHAAGLRIIMATGDGLTTARAVATELGLDEVHGEVRPEDKAELVQRLKREGRRVAMAGDGINDAPALAAADVGIAMGTGTDVAMSSAQITLVKGDLRGILRARKISQATVANMKQNLTFAFVYNALGVPLAAGVLYPAFGILLSPMVAALAMSVSSVSVVANALRLSGSTVVATPHPDRADEPARGHSCH
- a CDS encoding nuclear transport factor 2 family protein, whose translation is MNATAISFTLALALAVVSPAMAQATQPHAHHPAAAASADVDVPVTAEAAVAVAERFNRALSSGDLATVEALLAADVLILESGGAERSREEYMGHHAVSDAAFLKGAHRQLLRQRARAAGEFAWVGTESELHAQKDGQPLTVQSAETMVLKETADGWRIVHIHWSSRTKR
- the copC gene encoding copper homeostasis periplasmic binding protein CopC, whose product is MKSSNVIRSFALVLAIAAGQFSLQVAHAHAALQQSTPAANAVVASPGQIDLVFNETLIPRASRLKLLMKHGSSTMPIENFTTEIVNNGKTLRAKLPGPLAPGVYTVEYRAVGGDNHPMPGSFSFTVR
- the copD gene encoding copper homeostasis membrane protein CopD — encoded protein: MFDLSAYALRFLEYLVIMVLFGVPLFGWYGSRRSALADALAGWSLMGVLLAGAVAGLVLTGLDVVFKTAGIMGMPLAEVDRGSLGWYLLETSAGRAAMARGALLVALMFVLGWHRRRGKVETAFPLGAMLAGGALASLAWNGHAAAGEGLAGAVRLAAGIVHLLAAGGWIAAVLMFLAMLLRGKETNGSGRLRSTHDFLHGFSTLGTIFVGALIVSGIAHYGDLTAWSFSALFQSTYGKLLLFKLALFAGMLGLGALHRWTLVPRLERALTSGDPAQEVRALRQSVTAEAALAILILIVVSVLGTLSPE
- a CDS encoding DUF4198 domain-containing protein — protein: MRNTQLSATLLLFAVAGSAGAHDLFVAFSKPGTAAGEANTALVNNGTFDESAGAVTRARLQDVSLSQDGAKAAPDLASWKEIGKQSQLTVHPAGEGTYLLGVSTMASTSTRTASEFGKYLELEDLPDTLATYDASKFPKGVTYSYTKHARAIGQVGTKLTDDFAASLGYPLEIRLTRNPGSVKVGEQLSFQVLQQGTPVPNLRVYVGHRADAPVKGGHGSATLLRTDAQGQASFQVTTAKTWYIHTNHMVPSTQKALDFVSDRASLSFEISPHAGH